A DNA window from Xanthomonas campestris pv. campestris str. ATCC 33913 contains the following coding sequences:
- a CDS encoding uroporphyrinogen-III synthase, with protein MTHTRTTATSWTLLSLRPSGEHAPLRRAVARHGGQLLAVSPWRLQINDTLQARDALRQALGAPIVVFTSPAAVHAAHRLLPLQRPGPAQWASVGEGTARALQACGIDAVVRPARMDSEGLLALPVFDAPLHAVGLITAPGGRGTLSPALEQRGAQILRADVYQRVALRLRASTLHALESALPRSVMALSSSEALTLIVQQLPPSLATALKTRPVVASSDRMLEAARAAGFVQVHRSEGPLPAQLAAAAAAIMTPPPPC; from the coding sequence ATGACCCACACGCGCACAACTGCCACGTCCTGGACCCTGCTGTCGCTGCGTCCCAGCGGCGAGCACGCGCCACTGCGGCGTGCGGTGGCCCGGCATGGCGGCCAGTTGCTGGCGGTGTCGCCATGGCGCCTGCAGATCAACGACACGCTGCAGGCACGCGATGCGCTGCGGCAGGCACTGGGCGCGCCGATTGTCGTGTTCACCAGCCCGGCCGCCGTGCACGCGGCGCACCGGCTGCTGCCCTTGCAGCGGCCTGGACCGGCCCAGTGGGCAAGCGTGGGCGAAGGCACGGCGCGGGCGCTGCAGGCCTGCGGGATCGACGCGGTGGTGCGCCCGGCGCGCATGGACAGCGAAGGCCTGCTGGCACTGCCGGTGTTCGATGCCCCGCTACACGCCGTGGGCCTGATCACCGCGCCCGGCGGCCGCGGCACGCTGTCGCCGGCGCTGGAGCAGCGCGGTGCGCAGATCCTGCGCGCAGATGTGTATCAGCGTGTTGCGCTCCGGCTGCGTGCGTCGACGCTGCATGCGCTGGAGAGCGCGCTGCCACGCAGCGTGATGGCCTTGAGCAGCAGTGAAGCGCTGACGTTGATCGTGCAGCAGCTGCCGCCGTCATTGGCCACTGCATTGAAGACCCGCCCGGTGGTCGCCTCCAGCGACCGCATGCTGGAGGCTGCGCGCGCTGCGGGCTTCGTGCAGGTCCATCGCTCCGAAGGCCCACTGCCTGCGCAGTTGGCGGCCGCCGCCGCTGCGATCATGACGCCGCCGCCACCTTGCTGA
- a CDS encoding uroporphyrinogen-III C-methyltransferase, whose protein sequence is MTDMPAPARRFPLAWLLLVVAIVAVGVALFLGWRAWQSYQDTQIQAAQAQQQRWDGTQQLLDTLRRDQRLANERLQDAAATNRVLRDEMLGLSQRSALLEDTVQKLADPNRHGAQALRLDEVELLLRLGQQRLSIAGDADGARRAYALANGALNGIDDPGYLNLRQALVQERDALDRLGPGPQAQVGEGLDRLATDLQRLPEQSAQDSEAALPWWQKALSPLVEIRPSRGDALITGGERTAACDALQIEVSLARAAAERGDAQGFAHALRRVDTWTTRLWPDSPQRRQARTRLRELQQAPLRPRLPELGTTLLQLQAMREGRSTQ, encoded by the coding sequence ATGACCGACATGCCCGCTCCTGCGCGACGTTTCCCCCTGGCCTGGCTGCTGCTCGTCGTGGCGATCGTGGCCGTGGGCGTGGCGCTGTTTCTCGGGTGGCGCGCATGGCAGAGCTACCAGGACACCCAGATCCAGGCCGCCCAGGCGCAGCAGCAACGCTGGGACGGGACCCAGCAACTGCTCGACACCCTGCGCCGCGACCAGCGCCTGGCCAACGAACGCCTGCAGGATGCCGCCGCCACCAACCGCGTGCTGCGCGATGAAATGCTTGGGCTGAGCCAGCGCAGCGCATTGCTCGAAGACACTGTGCAGAAGTTGGCCGATCCCAACCGGCATGGCGCCCAGGCGCTGCGGCTGGACGAGGTGGAATTGCTGCTGCGGCTTGGCCAGCAGCGGCTGAGCATCGCCGGCGATGCCGATGGCGCACGACGCGCTTACGCCCTGGCCAATGGCGCGCTCAACGGCATCGACGACCCGGGCTATCTCAATCTGCGCCAGGCGCTGGTGCAGGAGCGCGACGCCCTTGATCGCCTGGGTCCCGGCCCGCAGGCGCAGGTTGGTGAAGGGCTGGATCGCCTGGCAACGGACCTGCAGCGCCTGCCCGAGCAGAGCGCGCAGGACAGCGAGGCCGCACTGCCCTGGTGGCAGAAGGCCCTCTCGCCCCTGGTGGAAATCCGTCCGAGCCGTGGCGATGCCTTGATCACCGGCGGCGAGCGCACAGCCGCGTGCGATGCGCTGCAGATCGAAGTCAGCCTGGCGCGTGCAGCAGCCGAGCGCGGTGATGCGCAAGGGTTCGCGCACGCCTTACGGCGCGTGGACACCTGGACCACGCGGCTGTGGCCAGACTCGCCGCAACGCCGCCAGGCACGCACGCGCCTGCGCGAACTGCAACAAGCGCCACTGCGTCCGCGCCTGCCGGAACTGGGCACCACCCTGCTGCAACTGCAGGCCATGCGTGAAGGGAGATCCACACAATGA